A portion of the Phycisphaerales bacterium AB-hyl4 genome contains these proteins:
- a CDS encoding tetratricopeptide repeat protein has product MQGRLAVRTPGSLWLTVGLLLAVAMSACQSPSGDERAQRDPTRLVASDEVAVPPRLEQRQLKPLTGEAMKRAQLSLEDVLAELREPDYLTRAREAHAERADDEQPSEPPVAVQRAYMKARQAWRENNYHEAIRELEAALRRSPGQPHLLRLQARAYGSIGNRLRSAMHLRQALEADPDDLDSLFVLGRMTIEQGEPEDAVVLFARALAVADAGDGWPGGGPSLAVLHYLLAAALLDAGYPAAAIEQHRQYLKLTDEGDLTREQTSELDMQDRQQGSTWLAVGDAHHRLDDPAAALKAYEQAARRGLADEAVLIHRLIYTYLRLGEAEPATQLTIERVRAAGGDEPSLDLVAYLTEQGISASALTDELTQLYEAEGESPAMALAVAELMPREQAMSLLTRHLTRHPADERVFERLLNDWLLPEGAAEAEPEAIHAAVKMTAKAMNYAQTFSHAEVLASRLFNAAGDTGVLLDAWADMPADQRDEPTVLVLEGMALGIAGRAREAEAAFEQAMTGDDELMLARLQLAKLMISREQFDRASRLLEPLEDSTDNVPVLLRVRVLAETDRADEALTLLEQVMRDQRRPPTDLVLQKAQLQVMADDGRAAERTLLDALNVRPEEERIYVALFDLYSPGSPSAEQIGDWQRQWTRLVRRLLGTIPESRIGRLVRSQLLDAQGQRGEAESLLKQLLDEDPRDHEALQQLLEVYVRSDRRDEARALVEARLEAHPDDVGLLSVAHRFYQQIGDRDRVLEVVEQLLALEPADEARARNLASLYMQTDRPERALAVIEEALAAEHRLDDPMPLVRVLWRAALQAEDAEAADRRLTELAEQLPEHHTDLTYERAMLADQLDDKQASEAMLLEVLEHDPDHARANNALGYTWTVQNRDLERAKAMIQRAVDAEPDNAAYLDSLGWVYYKMGRFEEAVVWLRRSRAADFGDYPVIVDHLGDALYRLGRPDDAVRYWREAQSLLEQEDYSVYEDPELEELPDRLSAKIDAVEADREPAVAKLPEEEQANDENAGESDDNGDSDNE; this is encoded by the coding sequence TTGCAAGGCCGGCTTGCCGTTCGCACACCTGGTTCCCTCTGGCTCACGGTCGGACTGCTGCTGGCTGTGGCGATGTCGGCCTGCCAGTCGCCGTCGGGCGACGAGCGTGCCCAACGCGATCCGACGCGATTGGTGGCATCCGACGAGGTGGCTGTGCCGCCACGCCTGGAGCAGCGGCAACTCAAGCCACTGACCGGCGAAGCGATGAAGCGAGCGCAGCTGTCGCTGGAAGACGTGCTTGCGGAGCTGCGCGAGCCGGACTACCTCACGCGGGCACGCGAAGCCCATGCTGAACGGGCCGACGACGAGCAGCCGAGCGAGCCGCCGGTGGCGGTGCAACGGGCCTACATGAAGGCTCGGCAGGCTTGGCGGGAAAACAACTATCACGAAGCGATCCGCGAGTTGGAGGCGGCCCTGCGTCGGTCGCCGGGCCAACCTCACCTGCTGCGCCTGCAAGCGAGGGCGTATGGCTCGATCGGCAATCGGCTACGGTCGGCGATGCACCTCCGCCAGGCGCTGGAGGCGGACCCGGACGACTTGGACAGCCTGTTCGTGCTGGGGCGGATGACAATCGAGCAAGGTGAGCCTGAGGACGCGGTGGTGCTGTTCGCGCGGGCGCTCGCGGTTGCGGACGCGGGCGACGGCTGGCCGGGCGGCGGTCCGTCGCTGGCGGTGTTGCACTACCTCCTCGCGGCGGCGCTGTTGGACGCCGGCTACCCAGCGGCGGCGATCGAGCAGCACAGGCAATACCTCAAACTGACCGACGAGGGCGACCTTACCCGCGAGCAGACATCTGAACTGGACATGCAAGACCGTCAGCAGGGCTCGACCTGGCTGGCCGTGGGCGATGCGCACCACCGGTTGGACGACCCGGCAGCGGCGCTGAAGGCATACGAGCAGGCGGCGCGGCGCGGGCTCGCCGACGAAGCCGTGCTGATTCATCGACTTATCTACACATACCTCCGGCTGGGCGAAGCGGAACCGGCTACACAGTTGACGATTGAACGCGTCCGTGCTGCGGGCGGCGACGAGCCGAGCCTCGACCTGGTGGCTTACCTCACCGAGCAAGGCATTTCCGCGAGCGCGTTGACAGATGAGCTTACGCAGCTTTATGAGGCAGAGGGCGAGTCGCCGGCGATGGCGCTGGCTGTGGCGGAGTTGATGCCGCGCGAGCAGGCGATGTCGCTGCTGACGCGGCACCTGACCCGCCACCCGGCCGACGAACGCGTGTTCGAACGTCTGCTGAACGACTGGCTGCTGCCTGAGGGCGCCGCCGAGGCCGAGCCTGAAGCGATTCACGCAGCGGTGAAGATGACGGCGAAGGCGATGAACTACGCCCAGACGTTCAGCCACGCGGAAGTGTTGGCGTCGCGTCTGTTCAACGCGGCAGGTGACACCGGCGTGCTGCTCGATGCATGGGCCGACATGCCCGCCGATCAGCGCGACGAGCCGACGGTGCTCGTGCTGGAAGGGATGGCGTTGGGCATCGCAGGCCGGGCGCGTGAAGCCGAAGCCGCGTTCGAGCAAGCCATGACGGGCGACGATGAGTTGATGCTCGCCCGGCTACAACTGGCGAAGCTGATGATCAGCCGTGAGCAGTTTGATCGCGCGTCGCGTTTGCTCGAGCCGCTGGAAGACAGCACGGACAACGTGCCCGTGCTACTTCGGGTGCGTGTGCTGGCCGAGACGGACCGGGCCGACGAAGCATTGACGCTGCTGGAGCAGGTGATGCGTGATCAGCGTCGCCCGCCGACGGATCTTGTGTTGCAGAAGGCGCAGTTGCAGGTGATGGCCGACGACGGGCGGGCGGCGGAGCGGACGCTGCTCGATGCGTTGAACGTTCGGCCGGAGGAAGAGCGGATCTACGTCGCGTTGTTCGACCTGTATTCGCCGGGCTCGCCGTCGGCGGAACAGATCGGCGACTGGCAGCGACAGTGGACGCGGCTGGTGCGTCGACTGCTGGGCACGATCCCCGAAAGCCGCATCGGCCGGCTCGTGCGATCGCAACTGCTCGACGCGCAGGGGCAGCGCGGCGAAGCCGAGTCGCTGCTGAAGCAACTGCTCGACGAAGACCCGCGCGATCACGAAGCGTTACAACAATTGCTCGAAGTGTACGTTCGCAGCGATCGGCGAGACGAAGCCCGTGCACTGGTCGAAGCCAGGCTCGAAGCGCATCCGGACGACGTCGGCCTGCTGAGCGTGGCGCATCGCTTTTACCAACAGATCGGCGATCGCGATCGCGTACTGGAAGTCGTCGAGCAGTTGCTCGCGCTGGAGCCGGCGGACGAGGCGCGGGCCCGTAACCTCGCGTCGCTGTATATGCAGACCGATCGGCCGGAGCGTGCACTGGCGGTGATCGAAGAAGCTCTGGCGGCCGAGCATCGTTTGGACGACCCGATGCCGCTGGTTCGCGTGCTCTGGCGGGCAGCGTTGCAGGCCGAGGATGCCGAGGCCGCCGACCGTCGACTCACCGAGTTGGCGGAACAACTGCCGGAGCATCACACGGATCTGACCTATGAGCGAGCCATGCTCGCGGATCAGCTGGATGACAAGCAGGCAAGCGAAGCGATGCTGCTGGAAGTGCTCGAACACGACCCGGACCACGCGCGAGCCAACAACGCGCTCGGCTACACATGGACCGTGCAGAACCGCGACCTCGAACGGGCCAAGGCGATGATCCAGCGGGCGGTGGACGCCGAGCCGGACAACGCCGCGTACCTCGATTCGCTGGGCTGGGTCTACTACAAGATGGGTCGATTCGAGGAAGCCGTGGTCTGGCTACGCCGTTCACGTGCAGCGGACTTCGGCGATTACCCGGTGATCGTCGACCACCTCGGCGATGCGCTCTATCGGCTCGGCCGACCGGACGACGCGGTCCGCTACTGGCGCGAAGCACAATCGCTGCTGGAACAGGAAGACTACAGCGTCTACGAAGACCCGGAACTGGAAGAACTGCCCGACCGCCTCTCAGCCAAGATCGACGCGGTGGAGGCCGACCGAGAGCCGGCCGTCGCAAAGCTGCCGGAAGAAGAACAAGCCAACGACGAGAACGCTGGCGAGAGTGACGACAACGGTGACAGTGACAACGAATAG
- the hisG gene encoding ATP phosphoribosyltransferase: MTQLQRPQSDTASASADGSRPLLRIGIPKGSLQDATVDLFDRAGYNINISSRSYFPEIDDPQLSAVMFRAQEMSRYVEDGVIDLGITGQDWIIENESDVHEVCELSYSKATAKPVRWVLAVPEESDYHKPEDLAGGIIATELINTTRRYFEQQQIAVKKVEFSWGATEVKARLVDAIVDVTETGSSLRANKLRVIDELLTSTTRLIANKQAWADPARRQKIEDLAVLLQGAIAARSKVGLKLNVPRASLEAVLAILPAEQSPTINDLADGAWVAIEVVVDERVERELVPSLRRAGATAIFSYPLNKVVP, from the coding sequence ATGACCCAGCTTCAACGTCCACAATCCGACACCGCCTCCGCTTCCGCTGACGGGAGCCGCCCCCTGCTGCGTATTGGCATTCCCAAGGGCAGTCTGCAGGATGCGACGGTCGATCTGTTCGACCGCGCGGGCTACAACATCAATATTTCGTCGCGGTCTTATTTTCCGGAGATCGACGACCCGCAGCTCTCAGCCGTGATGTTCCGCGCACAGGAGATGAGCCGATACGTCGAAGACGGCGTGATCGACCTGGGCATTACGGGACAGGACTGGATCATCGAGAACGAGTCGGACGTGCACGAGGTCTGCGAGCTGAGCTACTCCAAGGCAACCGCCAAGCCGGTGCGTTGGGTGCTCGCCGTGCCGGAGGAGTCGGACTATCACAAGCCGGAGGATCTGGCCGGGGGCATTATCGCGACCGAGTTGATCAACACGACCAGGCGGTACTTTGAGCAGCAGCAGATCGCGGTGAAGAAGGTTGAGTTTTCATGGGGCGCGACTGAGGTCAAAGCCCGGCTGGTGGACGCGATCGTGGATGTGACTGAGACAGGCTCATCGCTGCGGGCGAACAAGCTGCGCGTCATTGATGAGTTGCTGACCTCGACCACACGGCTGATCGCGAATAAACAGGCATGGGCGGACCCGGCGCGTCGTCAGAAGATCGAAGACCTGGCGGTGCTGCTGCAAGGTGCGATCGCTGCGCGATCGAAGGTGGGTCTGAAGCTGAACGTGCCGCGGGCAAGCCTGGAGGCGGTGCTGGCGATACTGCCCGCCGAGCAGTCGCCGACGATCAACGACCTGGCCGACGGTGCCTGGGTGGCGATCGAGGTGGTGGTGGACGAGCGGGTGGAGCGTGAGCTCGTGCCATCGCTGCGTCGGGCGGGTGCGACAGCGATTTTCAGCTATCCACTGAACAAAGTAGTGCCTTAA
- the rbfA gene encoding 30S ribosome-binding factor RbfA — protein MSHRIAQIESTLKRVIADVLHRRISDPRIEGMISITRVKVSPDLHNAFVYVSVLPEAKQKTTLAGLRHASRHIHSFVKKGVALRAVPHLDFRLDESIKKQAGIYDAIRRAAERTGDIDDQPGESETETDTNPSPSPSNEERL, from the coding sequence ATGAGTCATCGCATTGCACAAATTGAGTCGACGCTGAAGCGCGTGATCGCGGACGTGCTGCATCGGCGGATTTCCGATCCGCGGATCGAGGGCATGATCAGCATCACCCGCGTGAAGGTCAGTCCCGACCTGCACAATGCGTTCGTGTACGTCTCCGTGCTGCCGGAGGCGAAGCAGAAGACGACGCTGGCTGGCTTGCGGCATGCTTCTCGGCATATTCACAGTTTTGTGAAGAAGGGTGTTGCGCTGCGAGCCGTGCCGCATTTGGATTTTCGGCTGGATGAGTCGATCAAGAAGCAAGCCGGCATCTATGATGCGATTCGCCGAGCCGCGGAACGCACGGGCGACATCGACGATCAGCCCGGCGAATCCGAAACTGAAACTGACACCAATCCCTCACCTTCGCCATCGAACGAGGAACGTCTGTGA
- a CDS encoding DUF503 domain-containing protein — protein MVIGVLQIELSIEGAASLKDKRRVVLSLKDRLHREHQVSVAEIDMQDVHRTAVLGIALVSTSVPHCQSMLDRVLDKVRFGRDYVLSDHQLEILSGQ, from the coding sequence ATGGTCATCGGCGTATTGCAGATTGAGTTGAGCATCGAAGGCGCCGCGTCGCTGAAGGATAAGCGGCGGGTGGTGCTCAGCCTCAAAGACCGCCTGCATCGCGAGCACCAGGTTTCCGTGGCGGAAATCGACATGCAGGACGTCCACCGCACGGCCGTGCTGGGCATCGCCCTGGTCTCAACCAGCGTGCCCCATTGCCAGAGCATGCTCGACCGCGTGCTGGACAAGGTCCGCTTCGGCCGAGACTACGTGCTCAGCGATCACCAGTTGGAGATCCTCAGCGGACAGTGA
- the infB gene encoding translation initiation factor IF-2, whose product MAKAKRVFELAKELSVSSKAIVEKCKAEGVPGITNHMSTVKLGLAQTIREWFGEAESGTAIETAEKVDLKKARKPARRRRADADGGDQAEPSDTATATVDRPAQTDGDVDEQTDAAAAAVPQPNDQPSAPAAAAPTQEAPAAPVEEHAPQQPAAPAEPSAEQEPPAVAAEQSQPEAPDAPAAPEAPQAPVAGDETPAAAPPPGVAALGRPNVPDRPKIIAPAGQQLQKPKQATLKGPNVVRIEKPEPVRRPRQRRGPGAPGGPGGPEGGGGEFTPAGAVEGITRSRGPTRGGGVKGGGGGEPDAGQQRGKRRQQRNVRRGRSADALPTGPTKFSQADMEELDARLKGAPGFLKQRRRDMRKREQGHIAPRLAETGGKVEIAEPITIKSLSSATGIKTADIIKYLFKQGVMATINSAIDTEAAMEVALEYDIELEVREQQTAIDKLKEAFDKRERIDVRPRPPVATVLGHVDHGKTSLLDRIRKEDVAAHEAGGITQHIGAYRVTIEGSEGAEKTVVFLDTPGHEAFTSMRARGANMTDLVVLVVAADDGVMPQTIESINHAKAAGVPIIVALNKIDVPQATSDNIQKIYGQLAEHGLNPVEWGGETEVIKTSAEKGTGVTDLLEVLDYQAELLELTADFGGPAAGRVIEAEMQPGRGSVARVLVQSGQIKVGDFIVIGRAYGRVRDMTDDHGRQVLEAGPATPLEISGIDDLPDAGDGFYITTTLQAAEQAASQFREVERHQQLASKTKVTLDNFADQLKAGKTRELRVVLKADVQGSADVLRESLEKLGNNEVTVRVIHSAVGGITESDVLLADASEAIVIGFHVIATPTVREIAEEREVDIRLHRVIYDVTEEVTKALEGMLEPERKEEAVGSAEVREVFRISKVGAIAGCVVAEGSIQKSAKARIIRDGIVVTDERNLESLRRVKDDVREVRAGTECGIKLAGFDDVKIGDTIQCYNVIEIKRKLV is encoded by the coding sequence TTGGCAAAGGCCAAACGTGTATTTGAGCTGGCAAAGGAACTCAGCGTCTCGAGCAAGGCAATTGTCGAGAAGTGCAAGGCTGAGGGTGTGCCAGGCATTACGAACCACATGTCGACGGTGAAGCTGGGCCTGGCCCAGACGATCCGCGAGTGGTTCGGCGAGGCCGAGAGCGGCACAGCCATTGAGACCGCCGAGAAGGTGGACCTCAAGAAGGCCCGCAAGCCGGCACGCCGACGCCGCGCTGACGCGGACGGTGGCGATCAGGCCGAACCCAGCGACACGGCGACAGCGACCGTGGACCGCCCTGCCCAAACCGATGGTGACGTCGACGAGCAGACGGACGCCGCGGCCGCCGCTGTGCCGCAGCCCAACGATCAGCCGTCTGCCCCGGCCGCCGCCGCGCCAACGCAGGAAGCCCCCGCTGCGCCCGTGGAAGAGCACGCGCCGCAGCAGCCCGCAGCCCCGGCCGAGCCTTCGGCTGAGCAAGAGCCGCCGGCCGTGGCCGCGGAACAGTCTCAACCCGAAGCACCGGATGCCCCCGCCGCCCCGGAAGCGCCGCAAGCGCCCGTTGCTGGCGACGAGACGCCGGCGGCGGCCCCGCCACCAGGTGTGGCAGCACTGGGTCGGCCGAACGTGCCGGATCGTCCGAAGATCATCGCGCCGGCGGGCCAGCAGTTGCAGAAGCCGAAGCAGGCGACGCTCAAGGGCCCGAACGTTGTGCGAATCGAAAAGCCCGAGCCTGTGCGTCGGCCGCGTCAGCGTCGCGGCCCCGGCGCTCCGGGCGGCCCCGGTGGTCCGGAAGGCGGCGGCGGCGAATTCACCCCGGCCGGCGCGGTGGAAGGCATCACGCGCTCGCGTGGGCCGACGCGCGGCGGTGGCGTGAAAGGCGGCGGCGGTGGTGAGCCGGACGCCGGCCAGCAGCGTGGGAAGCGTCGTCAGCAGCGCAACGTCCGGCGCGGCCGCAGCGCGGACGCTCTGCCGACAGGTCCGACGAAGTTCAGTCAGGCGGACATGGAAGAACTCGACGCTCGCCTGAAAGGTGCGCCGGGCTTCCTCAAGCAGCGCCGGCGCGACATGCGCAAGCGTGAGCAGGGCCACATCGCCCCGCGTCTGGCTGAAACCGGCGGCAAGGTGGAGATCGCCGAGCCGATCACGATCAAGAGCCTGTCGTCCGCGACCGGCATCAAGACGGCCGACATCATCAAGTACCTGTTCAAGCAGGGCGTGATGGCGACGATCAACTCCGCCATCGATACCGAAGCGGCGATGGAGGTCGCGTTGGAGTACGACATCGAGCTGGAGGTCCGCGAGCAGCAGACCGCCATTGACAAGCTCAAGGAAGCGTTCGACAAGCGCGAGCGGATCGACGTTCGCCCCCGGCCGCCGGTGGCGACCGTGCTCGGCCACGTCGACCACGGCAAGACGTCGCTGCTGGACCGAATCCGCAAGGAAGACGTCGCGGCCCACGAGGCTGGCGGCATCACGCAGCACATCGGTGCGTACCGCGTGACGATCGAAGGTAGCGAAGGCGCGGAGAAGACGGTGGTCTTCCTCGACACGCCTGGCCACGAAGCGTTCACCTCAATGCGTGCCCGTGGTGCGAATATGACCGACCTGGTCGTGCTCGTGGTCGCGGCGGACGACGGTGTGATGCCGCAGACGATCGAGTCGATCAACCACGCGAAGGCGGCCGGCGTGCCGATCATCGTCGCGCTGAACAAGATTGACGTCCCCCAGGCGACGTCAGACAACATCCAGAAGATCTACGGCCAGCTCGCCGAGCATGGTCTGAACCCCGTCGAATGGGGTGGTGAAACCGAAGTCATCAAGACCTCTGCCGAGAAGGGCACGGGTGTGACCGACCTGCTGGAGGTTCTCGACTATCAGGCCGAGCTGTTGGAGCTGACTGCCGACTTTGGCGGCCCCGCGGCCGGCCGAGTGATTGAAGCGGAGATGCAGCCGGGCCGTGGTTCGGTGGCGCGTGTGCTGGTGCAGTCGGGTCAGATCAAGGTGGGCGACTTCATCGTGATCGGCCGAGCGTACGGGCGTGTGCGTGATATGACCGACGACCACGGCCGACAGGTGCTGGAGGCGGGGCCTGCGACGCCGTTGGAAATTTCAGGTATCGACGACCTGCCCGACGCAGGCGACGGGTTCTACATCACGACGACGCTGCAGGCGGCCGAGCAGGCTGCAAGCCAGTTCCGTGAAGTTGAACGCCATCAGCAGTTGGCGAGCAAGACGAAGGTCACGCTGGACAACTTCGCCGACCAGCTCAAGGCAGGCAAGACGCGCGAGCTGCGTGTGGTGCTCAAGGCCGACGTGCAGGGCTCGGCAGACGTGCTTCGCGAAAGCCTGGAGAAGCTGGGCAACAACGAAGTGACGGTACGCGTGATTCACTCGGCGGTGGGCGGCATCACCGAGAGCGACGTGCTGCTGGCTGATGCATCGGAGGCGATCGTCATCGGCTTCCACGTGATCGCCACGCCGACGGTGCGCGAGATCGCCGAGGAACGCGAAGTGGACATTCGCCTGCACCGCGTGATTTACGACGTGACCGAAGAAGTGACGAAGGCGCTCGAAGGCATGCTTGAGCCGGAGCGTAAGGAAGAGGCGGTCGGCTCGGCAGAAGTGCGTGAAGTGTTCCGCATCTCGAAGGTCGGCGCGATTGCCGGCTGCGTGGTGGCCGAGGGTTCGATCCAGAAGTCGGCCAAGGCCCGCATCATCCGCGACGGCATCGTCGTCACGGACGAACGCAACCTCGAAAGCCTCCGTCGCGTAAAGGACGACGTCCGCGAAGTACGTGCGGGCACGGAATGCGGCATCAAGCTCGCCGGCTTCGACGATGTGAAAATCGGCGATACGATCCAGTGCTACAACGTTATCGAAATCAAGCGGAAGCTTGTTTAA
- the nusA gene encoding transcription termination factor NusA has translation MINGQEMMRLIDAISRDRNVEKEVLFRDIEQAMVSAARKHFNAIDTEEFHAELDRMTGAIKIWRGDEEISLESLGRIPAQTAKQVMIQRFREDERSSIYNEFVDRVGELVTGMAQRYEGGALVVSIGRAEGFMPRSEQIPSEQHQPGERVRCLILDVREAGNQVKIVLSRAAPDFIRRLFEVEVPEVAERIIEIKAMAREAGHRTKIAVSSIDSKVDAVGACVGVRGSRIKNIVDELGGEKIDIVRWNESSQILIQNALKPAEVVEISLCFELGRATVVVNEDQLSLAIGKRGQNVRLAARLTQWDVDILTPAEYTKGLDTLEETLKGVEGVTEEHIDRLAALGVISVFDIEEVGPTYLIETFNVDEATAQRMIETAGEKAKVVAEQQQKDKEEAERRKREGEQALAGRPGEQQAAAILGEILPSAPEGGSGGGAEGGDMGSSIVDMLEQRQEDADAVPPGGEEPTATDQADVDATASETRDEALAQDPAAGDEQEPSNGEVGPVGEGAEPEGSDPNEVEITKARQQGEPGEALADETPSDAGTLGESAPGEESPQDQAEVDKRS, from the coding sequence ATGATTAACGGCCAGGAAATGATGCGGCTGATCGACGCGATCTCCCGCGACCGCAACGTTGAAAAAGAGGTGCTGTTCCGCGATATCGAGCAGGCCATGGTGTCCGCCGCGCGTAAGCATTTCAACGCGATCGATACCGAAGAATTTCACGCCGAACTGGATCGCATGACCGGGGCCATCAAGATCTGGCGCGGCGACGAGGAAATCTCGCTCGAATCGCTCGGCCGTATCCCCGCACAAACCGCCAAGCAGGTCATGATCCAGCGCTTCCGCGAGGACGAGCGCAGCAGCATCTACAACGAATTCGTCGACCGCGTCGGCGAACTGGTGACCGGGATGGCTCAGCGTTACGAAGGCGGCGCGCTGGTCGTCAGCATCGGCCGGGCCGAGGGCTTCATGCCCCGCAGCGAGCAGATCCCCAGTGAGCAGCATCAGCCGGGCGAGCGTGTGCGTTGCCTCATCCTCGATGTACGTGAGGCGGGCAATCAGGTAAAAATCGTGCTCTCGCGAGCGGCGCCGGACTTCATCCGCCGACTGTTTGAGGTGGAAGTACCCGAGGTTGCCGAGCGGATCATCGAGATCAAGGCGATGGCACGCGAGGCGGGGCATCGAACGAAGATCGCTGTCAGCTCGATCGACTCGAAGGTCGATGCGGTGGGCGCGTGCGTTGGCGTGCGTGGTAGCCGAATCAAGAACATCGTCGACGAGTTGGGTGGCGAGAAGATCGACATCGTTCGCTGGAACGAGTCGTCGCAGATCTTGATTCAGAACGCGTTGAAGCCGGCCGAGGTGGTGGAGATTTCGCTCTGCTTCGAGCTTGGCCGAGCGACGGTGGTGGTGAATGAAGACCAGTTGAGCCTGGCGATCGGCAAGCGTGGTCAGAACGTGCGTCTGGCGGCGCGGCTGACGCAGTGGGACGTGGATATTCTCACGCCGGCCGAGTACACGAAGGGCCTGGACACGCTGGAAGAGACGCTCAAGGGCGTCGAAGGCGTGACGGAAGAGCACATCGACCGCCTGGCCGCGCTTGGCGTGATCAGTGTGTTCGACATCGAAGAGGTTGGCCCGACGTACCTGATCGAGACGTTCAACGTCGACGAAGCAACCGCCCAGCGCATGATCGAAACCGCGGGCGAGAAGGCGAAGGTTGTCGCCGAGCAACAGCAGAAGGACAAGGAAGAGGCCGAGCGTCGCAAGCGCGAGGGCGAGCAGGCATTGGCCGGCCGACCTGGCGAGCAGCAGGCGGCGGCGATCCTGGGCGAGATACTGCCCTCGGCGCCGGAAGGCGGCTCGGGTGGCGGTGCCGAAGGCGGCGATATGGGTTCGAGCATTGTGGATATGCTCGAACAGCGTCAGGAAGACGCCGACGCCGTGCCGCCGGGTGGGGAAGAGCCCACCGCCACGGACCAGGCCGACGTCGACGCGACCGCGTCTGAAACGCGTGATGAAGCGCTGGCGCAGGATCCGGCGGCCGGCGATGAGCAAGAGCCTTCGAACGGCGAAGTCGGCCCTGTCGGCGAAGGCGCCGAGCCCGAAGGCAGCGACCCGAACGAAGTGGAAATCACCAAGGCCCGTCAGCAAGGCGAGCCCGGCGAAGCACTGGCCGACGAAACGCCGTCGGACGCGGGTACGCTGGGTGAGTCGGCTCCGGGTGAAGAATCACCACAGGATCAGGCAGAAGTGGATAAGCGTTCGTAA